One genomic segment of uncultured Desulfobacter sp. includes these proteins:
- a CDS encoding HlyD family efflux transporter periplasmic adaptor subunit — protein MQTWFAKRIKVAILMALACTIVVAVGVFGMVGLASSKRPPAKKPPISKNLTVSVVPVEEAQIRLTAVGYGQAAPVNVTEICPQVSGNIVEKHPALDQGGMVEKGAVLIKIDDTDYAIEVMKARAQVALSENAIAQYRVSWERDKGRLASTKKNTALAKAEYTRLKTLYETDRVGTLSDVEAAEQSYNTLLDTEKILVKTILLYPLQINEAKSDLAKDKADLKTAELNLERCVIRAPFSGRVQSESVETGTYITASTTALTLADDSTLEIQVPLSDKDAFETLGLRRGTGQAAWFSGLDTIGCRLESVTGKAFAATTAKIHRAVQYDADSRTLYLAVRVSGIQTQDTGSSDANQPPKPATDAGSVPLLDGMFCKVYFEGRAVNHAVKAPRSSLNSDDTVFVARDMRLKILPVETVMSDGDYVYVTGAFEPGDSLITTSLTNPIENSSLAFVASESAGRLAMAPGGNTK, from the coding sequence ATGCAAACGTGGTTCGCGAAAAGGATAAAAGTAGCCATTCTTATGGCATTGGCCTGTACTATTGTTGTGGCAGTTGGTGTTTTCGGTATGGTCGGCCTGGCATCTTCCAAACGCCCGCCCGCAAAAAAACCGCCAATATCTAAAAACTTAACTGTTTCTGTTGTCCCGGTTGAAGAGGCACAAATCCGGCTGACCGCGGTTGGGTACGGTCAAGCTGCCCCGGTTAACGTGACCGAGATCTGCCCCCAGGTATCGGGCAATATCGTTGAAAAGCACCCGGCCCTGGATCAGGGCGGCATGGTGGAAAAAGGTGCGGTGCTGATCAAAATCGATGATACGGATTATGCAATTGAAGTCATGAAGGCCCGGGCCCAGGTGGCGTTATCTGAAAATGCCATTGCCCAGTACCGGGTCTCCTGGGAACGGGACAAGGGCCGCCTTGCATCCACTAAAAAGAATACAGCGTTAGCAAAGGCAGAATACACACGGTTGAAAACCTTGTATGAAACCGACAGGGTTGGCACCTTGTCGGATGTGGAAGCTGCCGAGCAAAGCTACAATACACTTCTGGACACGGAAAAAATTCTGGTGAAAACCATTCTTTTGTATCCCCTTCAGATCAATGAAGCCAAAAGTGATCTTGCCAAGGATAAGGCAGATCTTAAAACCGCTGAATTGAACCTGGAGCGGTGTGTGATCCGGGCACCTTTTTCCGGCAGGGTCCAGTCAGAATCTGTTGAGACCGGCACGTATATCACGGCCAGCACCACGGCCTTAACCCTGGCCGATGACAGTACGCTTGAAATTCAAGTGCCCTTGAGCGACAAAGATGCCTTTGAGACCCTGGGGCTTAGAAGAGGAACCGGTCAAGCTGCTTGGTTCTCCGGTCTTGACACCATCGGCTGCCGCCTTGAATCGGTGACCGGCAAGGCCTTTGCCGCCACGACCGCCAAGATCCACAGGGCTGTGCAATATGATGCCGATTCCAGGACCCTCTACCTGGCGGTCCGGGTATCTGGTATACAGACGCAAGATACCGGGAGTTCGGACGCAAACCAACCCCCGAAGCCGGCTACAGATGCTGGTAGTGTTCCCCTTCTGGACGGCATGTTCTGCAAGGTCTATTTTGAGGGTCGGGCAGTGAACCATGCGGTCAAAGCACCCAGGTCTTCTTTGAATTCAGATGATACCGTTTTTGTGGCCCGGGACATGCGGCTGAAAATTCTTCCGGTTGAAACGGTCATGTCCGACGGGGATTACGTTTATGTGACCGGTGCTTTTGAGCCGGGGGACAGCCTGATTACCACGTCGTTGACCAACCCCATAGAAAATAGCAGCCTGGCCTTTGTTGCATCTGAATCGGCAGGCCGGCTTGCCATGGCCCCAGGAGGCAACACCAAATGA
- a CDS encoding choice-of-anchor O protein, with product MKKIVCWIICLCSIIWLSANAVAYTGPGGLAAIKLYGGEFIGEIDATEGYVDYLCIGEVEVWNTKEKFHLRVFPFQGVNTEGQTEVWKIKTVKAYVGSSAVPIDASGAPLVEQFPYQVDYGAPQDTYHLVLDLYDDLGFRWGIPYEEMRQQNVCVQTVLVKVDPETGNQLAIKDAWTLDPAFEIDVADDEWEYDLIEIGSGRLKQSHRIKKDQGVTNHVRIMRGVLDQALLSHWGSTVYELAHPRRAHFIDSPVTGLTVVTPTYEGKTDESGAFDYFPEERADFFLGNEYLGNALADHKMSPVDLFEGRDMDDNQVINMARLLQSLDADGDPSSGISITDSVVTAFETAMDTLDLYGIDFNDDDQVAAIIDQTIAGSSDSPDLALRNVDKKEAKAHLDKHINSTMFRKNLARTPDLASAKAKLNIMPVWFPAMRANGEPADFLGDEETLTEGIPYYDDEGNLIRTATEAKPLVAVYTDEIEGYGAADVFAAVSRDDGNTWKRKNISRMADRSSFTLGTGETFYGHCKKPVFQVKGNKIIIAWTSKFAKGGKPCYAIKKCPDTDGDGVNDSCTICTGSGDNETCETDYPHDDAYYTEDIWGVSGPQRSVDYTDQGYPEVGEVPYSAVWVARGIIATETDVSNGIGQYKGDIVWFKPERLTSGRRDANQVFMGGADGAGFAIAWQEDPKGLRPGEAKGPGPGWGGATTNHKTDIWYSYITWADFAKVDENFVPGGDPEHDIDDVPTRPKALVPMSLPIRISDNDAVNTKNASLVDSEGNVITPASGSVEDIAYSSENLTRCVKFEGGKGIFSPIDTETDFYNLTNPVPETHQSTMNCTNCHVPYGEEPVNDAPTQGAPIPLVVSTEGDPSTYLGGFTNADCVSCHYNNVVPRDRVIAAADCADCQAKGGIWKDGTQDGSTDVITAYYPYEGYPYVAASEDDTNDGSHRYITEYPGLWSYSNEISPDGIGLYEKINQQGVTMEVAVTTDGRLLDGNTGAARPNLFLQTYTKPDGTKSAWAIMAYEESKGVGLGPDENTGTGEKPEDGSGYDPYETFPDAGKNAIYHSFDFTKPDVVSAGTILNLPETDENGEPLTIVEPDCLGSVVDENGDYVCVPNPTAGETLLDWKGDTILAYENARRPRFILQSKSSAFGGVKSDGSFKAPDNSGTVLIVLYKQGEEGAGRPSDIMARRFVVKNTDGSIKTGNPWAPGNLVPGVQNLSTVNPTLTWINPDRDENAKGEGVKVCKWDQPEECLHYKSGVNPYEDARAHRGAIRGDFVVLGYSYTPNWAASRNAHDKYDFYIRRSFDGGATWTTDPDSDTPVIHTDYFINPEGISGSELDEEGNDVTEATKHYTVESVYDVAGDYEPARNVSLIKNNKVSVIEPRIVAVPGTIKKNEAWTGINEDKQDPNCFYVAYGTSTNLKDVEKAPEDLFLSFSQDRGTTFYEDTWVVNPDSSGENAGETVKGWIRLAKGNPEQGEVQIRMTPNAERFYGCWLEEGEEGSDIFLRRLMPASFKNNNTVENQTDDDGDTFAEYQGDLDDSDPNVYPGSELVSGE from the coding sequence ATGAAAAAAATCGTATGCTGGATAATATGTTTGTGTTCCATAATATGGCTGTCAGCTAATGCCGTTGCCTATACCGGCCCGGGAGGGCTTGCTGCTATCAAGCTATATGGGGGGGAATTCATTGGAGAGATAGATGCGACTGAGGGCTATGTGGACTATTTATGCATTGGTGAAGTCGAGGTGTGGAATACGAAGGAAAAATTTCACCTGCGTGTATTTCCCTTTCAGGGGGTTAATACTGAGGGACAGACGGAAGTTTGGAAAATAAAAACGGTAAAGGCCTATGTGGGAAGTAGCGCTGTGCCGATAGACGCATCAGGCGCGCCTCTGGTTGAACAATTCCCCTATCAGGTAGACTATGGGGCCCCCCAGGATACCTATCACCTGGTTCTGGACCTTTACGACGATCTGGGTTTCAGGTGGGGCATTCCCTATGAGGAAATGCGGCAGCAGAATGTCTGCGTCCAGACCGTATTGGTGAAGGTGGATCCTGAAACGGGCAACCAACTGGCAATAAAGGACGCCTGGACACTTGATCCGGCGTTTGAAATTGATGTGGCAGATGATGAATGGGAATATGATTTGATCGAAATCGGTTCCGGCCGGCTAAAACAAAGCCATCGAATCAAAAAAGACCAAGGCGTAACGAACCACGTCAGAATAATGCGGGGGGTGCTGGACCAGGCGCTCTTGTCCCATTGGGGCAGTACCGTGTATGAGCTGGCCCATCCAAGACGTGCCCATTTCATTGACTCTCCGGTGACCGGGCTGACGGTGGTGACCCCGACCTATGAGGGCAAAACAGATGAATCGGGTGCGTTTGATTATTTTCCGGAAGAGAGGGCAGATTTTTTTCTGGGAAACGAATACCTGGGCAATGCCCTGGCCGATCATAAAATGTCGCCGGTAGACCTGTTCGAAGGCCGGGATATGGATGACAACCAGGTGATCAATATGGCCAGGCTTCTCCAGAGCCTTGATGCGGACGGTGACCCGTCCAGCGGCATTTCGATCACCGACTCGGTGGTGACTGCATTTGAAACGGCCATGGACACTCTTGACCTTTACGGTATTGATTTCAACGATGACGACCAGGTCGCCGCGATCATCGACCAGACGATCGCAGGCAGCTCCGATAGCCCGGACCTTGCATTGAGGAACGTGGATAAAAAAGAAGCCAAGGCCCACCTGGACAAACATATCAACAGTACGATGTTCCGTAAAAATCTGGCCAGAACTCCGGACCTTGCCAGCGCCAAGGCCAAGCTCAATATCATGCCGGTGTGGTTTCCCGCCATGAGGGCCAATGGAGAACCGGCCGATTTTTTGGGCGATGAAGAAACGCTGACAGAAGGGATTCCTTATTATGACGATGAGGGAAACCTAATTCGGACGGCCACCGAGGCCAAGCCCCTGGTAGCTGTTTATACGGACGAAATAGAGGGGTATGGCGCGGCGGATGTCTTTGCCGCTGTCTCCCGGGATGACGGCAATACCTGGAAACGGAAGAATATCTCGCGGATGGCAGACCGGTCTTCTTTTACCCTCGGTACGGGTGAAACCTTCTACGGTCATTGCAAAAAACCAGTGTTCCAAGTTAAAGGCAACAAGATTATTATTGCCTGGACCAGCAAGTTTGCCAAAGGCGGCAAGCCCTGCTATGCCATCAAAAAATGCCCGGACACGGACGGGGACGGCGTGAATGATTCCTGCACGATCTGTACCGGGTCTGGTGACAACGAGACCTGCGAGACAGACTATCCCCATGATGATGCTTACTACACCGAGGATATCTGGGGGGTTTCCGGTCCCCAGAGGTCCGTAGATTATACGGACCAGGGATATCCTGAGGTGGGAGAAGTCCCTTATTCAGCCGTATGGGTGGCCAGAGGAATCATTGCAACAGAAACTGATGTCAGCAACGGCATTGGTCAGTATAAAGGGGATATTGTATGGTTCAAGCCTGAACGGCTGACCTCGGGTCGCAGGGACGCCAACCAGGTGTTCATGGGCGGTGCCGACGGTGCAGGTTTTGCCATTGCCTGGCAGGAAGACCCCAAGGGCCTGAGGCCCGGGGAAGCCAAGGGACCGGGCCCTGGCTGGGGCGGGGCCACCACCAATCACAAAACCGATATCTGGTACAGCTATATTACCTGGGCTGATTTTGCCAAAGTGGACGAAAATTTTGTCCCCGGCGGCGATCCGGAACACGATATTGATGATGTACCGACCCGGCCCAAAGCATTGGTGCCTATGTCCCTGCCGATAAGAATTTCCGATAACGATGCCGTGAACACCAAAAATGCGAGCTTGGTTGATAGTGAAGGTAATGTGATCACACCGGCCAGCGGCAGTGTTGAGGACATAGCATATTCATCGGAAAATCTGACACGGTGCGTTAAATTTGAAGGGGGCAAGGGAATTTTTTCTCCCATTGATACAGAAACCGATTTCTATAATTTGACCAATCCTGTGCCTGAAACCCATCAATCCACCATGAACTGCACCAATTGTCATGTACCTTATGGCGAGGAACCGGTAAATGACGCTCCTACCCAGGGCGCTCCCATTCCACTGGTGGTGAGTACAGAAGGGGATCCGTCGACCTATCTGGGCGGTTTTACTAATGCCGACTGTGTCAGCTGCCATTACAATAATGTCGTTCCCAGGGATCGTGTTATAGCAGCTGCAGATTGTGCAGACTGCCAGGCCAAGGGGGGAATCTGGAAAGACGGCACCCAAGACGGATCCACTGATGTGATAACGGCCTATTACCCCTATGAGGGTTATCCCTATGTGGCGGCCAGCGAAGACGATACCAATGACGGATCTCATCGGTATATCACCGAGTATCCGGGACTCTGGTCCTACAGCAACGAAATATCCCCTGACGGGATTGGCCTGTATGAAAAAATTAACCAGCAAGGGGTGACCATGGAGGTTGCCGTCACCACAGACGGCCGACTGTTGGACGGTAACACCGGGGCTGCCCGGCCCAACTTGTTCCTGCAGACCTATACCAAACCTGACGGGACCAAGAGCGCCTGGGCCATCATGGCCTACGAAGAATCCAAAGGGGTGGGGCTTGGCCCGGATGAAAATACGGGCACAGGAGAGAAGCCCGAAGACGGCAGCGGGTACGATCCTTATGAAACTTTTCCTGATGCAGGCAAGAATGCCATCTACCACAGCTTTGACTTTACTAAACCCGATGTGGTCAGTGCCGGAACCATTCTCAACCTGCCGGAAACAGATGAGAATGGAGAGCCATTGACAATCGTAGAGCCTGACTGCCTTGGATCTGTTGTGGATGAAAATGGCGATTACGTCTGCGTACCCAATCCCACAGCAGGAGAGACACTTTTAGACTGGAAGGGCGACACGATCCTGGCCTATGAAAATGCCCGCCGCCCCAGATTCATCCTCCAGTCAAAGTCCTCCGCCTTTGGCGGGGTAAAATCAGACGGGAGTTTCAAGGCTCCTGACAATTCAGGAACCGTACTGATCGTTTTATACAAACAAGGAGAAGAAGGAGCCGGCCGGCCGTCTGACATCATGGCCCGCAGGTTTGTGGTTAAGAATACCGACGGCAGCATCAAGACCGGCAATCCCTGGGCTCCCGGGAACCTGGTTCCCGGCGTCCAGAACCTGAGCACCGTGAACCCGACTCTAACCTGGATCAACCCGGACCGGGACGAAAACGCCAAAGGGGAAGGCGTCAAGGTCTGCAAGTGGGACCAGCCAGAAGAATGCCTGCACTACAAGTCCGGGGTTAACCCCTATGAAGACGCCCGGGCCCACCGGGGAGCCATCCGCGGGGACTTTGTTGTCCTGGGTTATTCCTATACCCCCAACTGGGCGGCCTCAAGAAATGCCCATGACAAGTATGACTTTTACATCCGGCGGTCCTTTGACGGCGGCGCTACCTGGACGACTGATCCCGATAGCGATACCCCGGTTATCCATACCGATTATTTTATCAATCCTGAAGGAATTTCGGGTTCAGAACTGGACGAAGAGGGTAACGATGTCACTGAGGCCACCAAACACTATACAGTAGAATCCGTATATGACGTCGCCGGGGACTATGAACCGGCCCGCAACGTATCGCTGATAAAAAACAACAAGGTCAGTGTTATTGAGCCACGTATCGTAGCGGTACCCGGCACCATCAAAAAAAACGAGGCATGGACCGGGATCAACGAAGACAAGCAGGATCCGAACTGTTTTTATGTGGCATACGGTACCTCCACCAACCTCAAAGATGTGGAAAAGGCCCCAGAGGATCTTTTTCTGAGTTTCTCACAGGACCGGGGAACCACTTTTTACGAGGATACGTGGGTGGTCAACCCGGACAGTTCAGGCGAGAATGCCGGGGAGACGGTCAAAGGCTGGATTCGGCTGGCTAAGGGCAACCCTGAACAGGGGGAGGTCCAGATTCGTATGACACCAAATGCCGAACGGTTTTATGGCTGCTGGCTGGAAGAAGGTGAAGAGGGCAGCGATATCTTTCTCCGCCGGCTGATGCCTGCTTCTTTCAAGAACAACAACACGGTTGAAAACCAGACCGACGACGATGGAGATACTTTCGCCGAATACCAGGGAGATCTTGATGATTCAGACCCCAATGTTTATCCGGGCTCTGAGTTGGTGAGCGGAGAATAA
- a CDS encoding DNRLRE domain-containing protein, with protein sequence MQNKLFFSVIVLFFIGVAVPEANSALSNVILQPDDGKDAYIQGSDQSDYQAQYNNYGDEPTLVSSKSANPNGGLIEFNLSDQSSDIQSASLSVYLVSNANDTTTIGVYQILESWDEGTVTWANQPEVNPVAVDLNILSGDDGNNFITFDITSLVKSWLNSDEINYGVYIGFFDDSGTPQIPNAHIYSSDFNNSSDAYLYDPKLDIVINSSQVPVPGAGFLLAGGLFFLIAYQRKTDPR encoded by the coding sequence ATGCAAAACAAATTGTTTTTCTCGGTCATTGTACTTTTTTTTATAGGAGTTGCTGTACCAGAAGCTAATTCAGCTCTTAGCAATGTAATACTTCAGCCGGACGATGGAAAAGATGCCTATATCCAAGGTTCAGATCAAAGCGACTATCAAGCCCAATACAATAACTATGGGGATGAACCGACATTAGTGTCAAGTAAGTCTGCTAATCCTAATGGGGGGCTGATCGAATTTAATCTTTCTGATCAATCCTCTGATATTCAATCCGCATCCCTTTCTGTCTACCTCGTCAGCAATGCAAATGATACTACGACGATCGGTGTTTACCAAATTCTCGAATCCTGGGATGAAGGTACGGTAACATGGGCGAATCAACCAGAGGTGAATCCTGTGGCAGTTGATTTGAATATTCTTTCAGGAGATGATGGTAATAATTTTATAACCTTTGATATTACATCTCTTGTAAAAAGCTGGCTGAACAGCGACGAAATCAATTACGGGGTCTATATTGGATTTTTTGATGACAGCGGCACCCCCCAGATCCCGAATGCTCATATTTATTCAAGCGATTTTAATAATTCAAGCGATGCATATCTTTATGACCCGAAGCTGGATATAGTGATCAATTCGTCTCAAGTACCCGTGCCAGGCGCAGGGTTTCTTCTGGCCGGCGGACTTTTTTTCCTTATCGCCTACCAAAGAAAAACAGACCCGCGCTAA
- a CDS encoding LysE/ArgO family amino acid transporter, translating into MITPFLQGFGTGGGLIVAIGAQNAFVLSQGVRKNHHLVVALICIICDAVFISAGVAGFGSFVSGNPVFSQWVTWGGAGFLIFYGFGSFRSAVKGGRLQTRDNALRSLGAAVIATLAVTLLNPHFYLDTVILLGSISSQFHGQMRLYFWIGAVCASVIWFISLSLGGQMLAPLFQKQISWRILDSLVCATMWFIAGSLIMHQVSV; encoded by the coding sequence ATGATAACACCATTTTTACAGGGGTTTGGTACCGGCGGCGGATTGATTGTGGCCATTGGCGCACAAAACGCCTTTGTCCTTTCCCAGGGCGTTCGCAAAAATCATCATTTAGTTGTCGCATTGATCTGCATTATTTGTGACGCGGTTTTTATTTCAGCAGGCGTGGCAGGCTTCGGCTCTTTTGTGTCTGGTAATCCCGTTTTTTCGCAATGGGTAACCTGGGGCGGGGCAGGTTTTCTTATTTTTTATGGTTTCGGGTCATTTCGTTCCGCTGTGAAAGGAGGGCGGCTGCAGACCCGGGATAACGCCTTACGGTCATTGGGCGCTGCGGTAATTGCAACGTTGGCGGTTACCCTGCTCAACCCGCATTTTTATCTGGATACGGTCATTCTTCTGGGCAGTATAAGCAGTCAATTTCACGGGCAGATGCGCCTGTATTTCTGGATCGGGGCGGTTTGTGCATCTGTCATATGGTTTATCAGCTTAAGCCTTGGCGGACAGATGCTGGCCCCCTTGTTTCAAAAACAGATATCCTGGCGAATCCTTGACAGCCTGGTTTGCGCAACCATGTGGTTCATTGCAGGGTCGCTGATTATGCATCAGGTTTCAGTGTAA
- a CDS encoding LysR family transcriptional regulator ArgP — protein sequence MFDYKLIEALAIISMEGGFDKAAKVLHITQSAVSQRLKQLEQATGQVLIARTTPPKATIAGQKLIKHYLQVKRLEDDLSRQINDSGTREFSSLTIGVNADSLALWFLEAVRPFLIREKVLLDIRVNDQEQTHKLFKNGEVMGCISTLEQPMQGSKIEYIGRMHYHMTATPQFAARWFPKGLNAENVQHAPAVIFDRQDSLHHKLLLKALDLKSPNFLAHYVPSVEKFAEFITQGIAYGALPDQQSRPLLKSGKIIDLLPDFNVPVDLYWHCWNLKSDLLDNLTETLTGFAKLFFKIA from the coding sequence ATGTTTGATTATAAACTCATTGAAGCGTTGGCCATAATTTCCATGGAAGGCGGTTTTGACAAGGCAGCCAAGGTCTTGCACATTACCCAGTCTGCTGTTTCCCAGCGCCTGAAGCAGCTTGAACAGGCAACAGGCCAGGTGCTGATAGCACGCACCACTCCGCCCAAAGCAACCATTGCCGGTCAAAAATTGATCAAACATTATCTGCAGGTCAAAAGACTTGAGGATGATTTGTCAAGGCAGATAAATGATTCCGGCACCAGGGAATTTTCATCCCTGACTATAGGTGTCAATGCAGACAGCCTTGCTTTGTGGTTTTTAGAAGCAGTTCGTCCATTTTTAATCCGGGAAAAGGTGCTGCTTGATATTCGTGTCAACGACCAGGAGCAGACCCATAAACTGTTTAAAAACGGTGAGGTAATGGGCTGCATCAGCACCCTGGAGCAACCCATGCAAGGATCAAAAATTGAATACATCGGCCGCATGCACTACCACATGACTGCAACACCGCAGTTTGCTGCCCGCTGGTTTCCCAAAGGCCTGAATGCCGAAAATGTTCAGCACGCCCCGGCGGTTATTTTTGACAGGCAAGATTCACTGCACCACAAACTTTTGCTGAAAGCCTTAGACCTGAAATCTCCAAATTTTTTGGCCCACTATGTTCCTTCAGTGGAAAAATTTGCAGAGTTTATCACGCAAGGTATAGCCTACGGCGCCCTGCCGGACCAGCAAAGCAGACCACTTCTGAAAAGTGGAAAAATCATTGACCTGCTGCCCGACTTTAATGTACCTGTAGACCTTTACTGGCATTGCTGGAATCTGAAATCAGATTTGCTGGACAACCTGACAGAAACCTTAACCGGATTCGCAAAATTATTTTTCAAAATTGCTTAA
- a CDS encoding LysE family translocator, with product MFEYSLSHWATFFTAAILLNISPGPDMAFILGQTAKRGVRSGFSAMFGLWTGSFIHVIFAALGLSAILASSAVAFSTIKWIGAAYLIWIGIQSLKSKGTRISVNSQISSKGLMPIFRQGVLVSVLNPKVAVFFLAFLPQFIEAGAGPVSVQFFLHGSLIIFVAAFVEPPLILVGGKLTGYLSNNTLISRWMDRGLGALFIGLGITLASSDRF from the coding sequence ATGTTTGAGTATTCTTTGAGTCATTGGGCAACATTTTTTACAGCTGCTATTCTGTTAAACATATCACCAGGCCCAGACATGGCTTTCATACTTGGTCAAACGGCAAAAAGAGGGGTGCGATCAGGCTTTTCAGCAATGTTTGGTCTTTGGACTGGTTCATTTATCCATGTCATTTTTGCGGCTCTGGGCTTATCTGCTATTTTGGCCTCTTCAGCTGTAGCATTTTCAACAATTAAATGGATTGGTGCTGCGTATCTCATTTGGATTGGAATACAGTCTCTAAAGTCTAAAGGAACCCGTATATCCGTCAATAGTCAAATTTCTTCAAAAGGTTTGATGCCAATATTTAGACAAGGGGTACTGGTATCAGTATTAAATCCCAAAGTAGCTGTTTTCTTCCTGGCGTTTCTTCCGCAATTTATTGAAGCCGGCGCAGGCCCCGTTAGTGTACAGTTTTTTCTTCATGGTTCGCTAATTATTTTCGTAGCAGCTTTCGTTGAGCCTCCTTTGATTCTTGTTGGTGGTAAATTAACAGGCTATCTCAGCAATAACACCCTGATTTCCCGTTGGATGGATCGTGGCCTTGGTGCATTATTTATAGGATTAGGCATTACATTAGCATCGAGTGACCGTTTCTGA
- a CDS encoding amino acid ABC transporter ATP-binding protein — MNSKTLVHIENVSKFYGDLKALDNVSLDIHDGETVVIIGPSGSGKSTLLRSINQLETIDSGKIIIDGVDIYDEATDINKVREEVGMVFQSFNVFPHKTVMENLNLAQVVVRKRTVEDATGISKKLLEKVGIFEKADEYPGKLSGGQQQRVAIARALAMTPKIMLFDEPTSALDPEMIGEVLDVMTKLAKEGMTMVVVTHEMGFAREVADRIIFMDHGAIVEQGTPDEFFDHTENERAKLFLSQIL, encoded by the coding sequence ATGAATAGCAAAACCCTTGTACATATAGAAAATGTCAGTAAATTTTACGGCGACTTAAAAGCACTCGACAACGTTTCACTGGATATTCATGATGGTGAAACAGTTGTTATCATAGGGCCGAGCGGCTCCGGTAAAAGTACACTTTTAAGATCAATCAACCAGCTTGAAACGATTGATTCCGGTAAAATTATCATTGATGGTGTTGATATTTATGATGAAGCAACCGATATCAACAAGGTTCGTGAAGAAGTCGGAATGGTCTTCCAGTCTTTTAACGTCTTCCCCCATAAAACGGTCATGGAAAACCTGAACCTTGCCCAGGTTGTTGTGAGAAAACGAACCGTTGAAGACGCAACCGGTATTTCAAAAAAATTACTTGAAAAGGTTGGTATTTTTGAAAAAGCAGATGAATATCCGGGTAAACTTTCCGGTGGTCAGCAGCAGAGGGTTGCCATTGCAAGAGCCCTTGCCATGACCCCGAAAATAATGCTCTTTGATGAGCCCACCTCAGCCCTTGATCCTGAAATGATTGGTGAAGTTTTAGATGTTATGACCAAGCTCGCTAAAGAAGGGATGACAATGGTTGTTGTCACCCATGAAATGGGGTTTGCAAGGGAAGTTGCAGACAGAATCATTTTCATGGATCACGGTGCCATTGTTGAACAGGGAACGCCGGATGAATTTTTCGATCACACTGAAAATGAGCGTGCCAAACTGTTTCTGAGCCAAATTTTATAA
- a CDS encoding amino acid ABC transporter permease: MPMSGSAENPKKVEISEGGAIPKKDDVGLLTAWRVAFVGAISIIAALVYFKPEPYLDIIKFLPDGIYVTFKVTIASILLSLLFGLIAGLGRISQNIFINGIASLYVEIIRGIPLLVQLFYIYFALGKFVKLPAEICAIIAMSVCYGAYMAEIFRAGIDAIPKGQTEAARSLGMTSSQTTKHVILPQAVKTILPPVGNEFIALLKDSSLVSILAVSDLLRRGREYAAESFDYFETYTMVALIYLVITLILSKLVGIMEDKISDDE; encoded by the coding sequence ATGCCAATGTCTGGTAGTGCTGAAAATCCAAAAAAAGTAGAAATTTCTGAAGGTGGGGCAATTCCAAAAAAGGATGATGTCGGATTGCTAACTGCCTGGCGGGTGGCCTTTGTCGGTGCCATATCAATTATTGCTGCACTCGTCTATTTTAAACCTGAACCGTATCTTGACATCATAAAATTTCTACCGGATGGGATTTATGTAACCTTCAAAGTAACCATTGCATCAATTCTTTTATCACTGCTATTTGGTCTGATTGCAGGGCTTGGAAGAATCTCCCAAAATATCTTCATCAACGGAATTGCTTCCCTTTATGTTGAAATTATCAGAGGAATCCCGCTTCTGGTTCAGCTTTTTTACATCTACTTTGCATTGGGAAAATTTGTTAAACTTCCTGCTGAAATCTGCGCAATCATAGCCATGTCGGTCTGTTACGGAGCCTATATGGCAGAAATTTTCAGAGCCGGTATCGATGCCATTCCAAAAGGCCAGACAGAAGCGGCCAGATCGTTGGGGATGACTTCGTCACAGACAACGAAGCACGTTATCCTGCCACAGGCAGTAAAAACCATACTGCCTCCTGTTGGAAATGAATTTATCGCCCTTTTAAAGGATTCTTCACTTGTTTCAATCCTTGCAGTCTCCGATCTTTTAAGGCGGGGGAGAGAATACGCGGCCGAATCATTCGATTATTTTGAAACATACACAATGGTAGCCCTTATCTACCTTGTAATCACATTGATCCTGTCAAAACTTGTGGGCATTATGGAGGATAAGATAAGTGACGATGAATAG